Proteins found in one Acidobacteriota bacterium genomic segment:
- the gcvT gene encoding glycine cleavage system aminomethyltransferase GcvT: MLKRTPLYEAHVSLGGRIVDFAGWEMPVQYSGAIQEHLAVRQAAGLFDVSHMGEFELIGESAFALVQSLTTNDVAKLDDNQVQYSALTNEQGGIIDDLLVYRINQEHFMLVVNASNIAKDFAWVKKHAAAMGKVTAYDVSDGYALMALQGPKAEDMLQDITDGLLDRIPYYWSHKVKVDGIECRVSRTGYTGEDGFEIFCDPKDARHIWNRLLLTGASEGLIPCGLAARNTTRLEAAFRLWGNDMDETTTPLEAGLGWITKLNKGDFVGRDALQAQKAAGLTRKLIGFEVEDRAPARDGYAIVIGGQEVGKVSSGSPAPFLQKNIGMAYLPINHTAVGTAIGIVIRGRVVPARIVEMPFYKRDRKFD; this comes from the coding sequence ATGCTCAAGCGCACACCGCTTTATGAAGCGCACGTCTCGTTAGGCGGGCGTATTGTTGATTTCGCCGGGTGGGAAATGCCTGTGCAATATTCAGGGGCGATTCAGGAACATCTGGCGGTGCGCCAAGCCGCAGGCTTGTTCGATGTATCGCACATGGGCGAATTTGAACTCATCGGTGAGAGCGCCTTTGCCCTTGTTCAATCGCTTACGACCAATGACGTTGCCAAACTTGATGACAATCAGGTGCAATATAGCGCGCTGACGAACGAACAGGGCGGCATCATTGATGACCTGCTGGTATATCGCATCAATCAAGAGCATTTCATGCTGGTGGTCAATGCCTCGAATATTGCCAAAGATTTCGCCTGGGTAAAAAAACACGCGGCAGCGATGGGCAAGGTTACGGCTTATGATGTGAGCGATGGTTATGCGTTGATGGCGCTACAGGGACCAAAAGCCGAAGATATGTTGCAGGATATTACTGACGGCTTGCTTGACCGCATTCCTTATTACTGGTCGCACAAGGTAAAAGTGGACGGCATCGAATGTCGGGTTTCGCGCACCGGTTATACGGGCGAAGACGGGTTTGAAATTTTCTGCGACCCGAAGGATGCGCGTCATATCTGGAATCGCTTGCTGCTTACGGGCGCTTCGGAAGGTTTAATTCCCTGCGGGCTTGCGGCGCGCAATACGACACGGCTCGAAGCCGCGTTCCGGTTGTGGGGCAATGATATGGATGAGACGACAACCCCGCTTGAAGCCGGGCTGGGTTGGATAACCAAACTGAACAAAGGTGATTTCGTCGGACGCGATGCCCTTCAAGCGCAAAAAGCCGCCGGACTCACGCGCAAACTCATTGGCTTTGAAGTCGAAGACCGCGCCCCGGCGCGCGACGGCTATGCGATTGTCATTGGCGGTCAGGAAGTCGGCAAAGTTTCATCGGGAAGCCCTGCACCATTTCTGCAAAAAAATATCGGCATGGCGTATTTGCCAATCAATCACACAGCCGTAGGAACCGCGATTGGCATTGTGATTCGTGGGCGCGTCGTCCCGGCGCGCATCGTCGAAATGCCGTTTTATAAACGCGACCGCAAATTCGACTAA
- a CDS encoding cytochrome c peroxidase — MRQLKIFLLLTISVVCLGQFLPLPTVHSQSTSLSAPTGVSASDAVYANKIGISWDAIHHATSYRIFRNTVNDPTTAVDLGTTATATFFDTTALTGQTYFYWVRAEGSGAAGGLSLADQGTRANGTGGGQALNPPPEPFGNSVTASKAYLGKALFWEEQLASTRTVACGTCHIPNKGGVDPRSLLDSARATHPGSDNVFGTPDDIIGSPGVPANSADGTYRFSSTFGFKEQVTARRSVSHIDAGYANSLFWDGRATQVCTDPISNTVALTNNAALESQVLQPPVNASEMGHAGRNWNDVAARVAASRPLALATNIPAALQAWINGRSYAELFAEAFGSNEVTPIRIAMAIAAYERTLYSDRTPFDQAVSGIAPLSAAEQRGQNVFNQSGCAGCHGGPLFTDNNFHYTGARPANEDTGRFQITGNNNDMGRMRTPGLRNIELRAPYMHNGRFATLEDVVEFYNRGGDFNAPNKDRRIRPLNLSPQQRADLVAFLKRPLTDPRVAAQTAPFDRPTLYSESSRVPHVSGAGVSGSGGMTPQVVALEPPLAGNPSFTVGIYNAKGGAQAILVIDENPANINSTLPPVASFAHLAVQLEGTGDGKGFASVTLAIPDNHPALIGATLFGRWFVFDANASGGLAATPIFQMTIFGEATPDETSNIRINTATTSGKNLFLSGAGFERGDLIEINGQQAAVVKFIDGANLKVKKGAKLLLACDAANPGRANIIKLIRLVNGSPVTLVTKVISACP; from the coding sequence ATGAGACAGTTAAAAATTTTTCTTCTCCTCACTATAAGTGTGGTTTGCCTTGGTCAATTCCTTCCGTTACCAACAGTCCATAGTCAAAGCACGAGCCTATCCGCGCCAACCGGCGTGTCGGCTTCTGATGCGGTGTATGCCAATAAAATCGGCATTTCCTGGGATGCGATTCACCATGCCACAAGCTATCGCATATTTCGCAACACCGTAAACGACCCGACCACCGCCGTCGATTTAGGCACTACCGCAACCGCGACATTTTTCGACACCACGGCGCTCACCGGTCAAACCTATTTTTATTGGGTGCGCGCCGAAGGCAGTGGCGCGGCGGGCGGTTTAAGCCTCGCTGACCAGGGCACACGCGCCAATGGAACAGGCGGCGGGCAAGCCCTGAATCCACCACCCGAACCGTTCGGCAATTCGGTTACCGCAAGCAAAGCCTATCTCGGCAAAGCCCTGTTCTGGGAGGAACAACTCGCTTCGACGCGCACCGTCGCTTGCGGCACCTGTCATATCCCGAACAAAGGCGGCGTTGACCCGCGCAGTTTGCTCGACTCCGCGCGCGCCACCCATCCCGGCAGTGACAATGTTTTCGGAACCCCTGATGACATCATCGGTTCACCGGGCGTTCCCGCCAACTCTGCCGATGGCACGTATCGTTTTTCATCAACCTTCGGGTTCAAAGAGCAGGTCACCGCGCGCCGCTCGGTCAGTCACATTGATGCGGGTTATGCGAATTCCCTTTTCTGGGATGGTCGCGCCACACAGGTTTGCACAGACCCGATTAGTAACACAGTTGCCCTCACTAACAACGCCGCGCTTGAAAGCCAGGTGTTGCAACCGCCGGTCAACGCTTCCGAAATGGGACACGCGGGACGCAACTGGAATGATGTGGCAGCGCGGGTTGCGGCATCGCGACCTTTGGCGCTTGCGACCAACATCCCCGCGGCATTGCAGGCGTGGATAAACGGGCGAAGCTATGCGGAACTTTTTGCCGAAGCCTTCGGCTCAAACGAAGTCACGCCGATTCGTATCGCGATGGCGATTGCCGCTTATGAACGAACCCTTTATTCAGACCGCACGCCTTTCGATCAGGCAGTTTCGGGGATTGCGCCGCTTAGCGCCGCTGAACAACGCGGGCAAAATGTCTTCAATCAATCGGGCTGTGCCGGTTGTCATGGCGGACCGTTGTTTACGGATAACAATTTTCATTACACAGGCGCGCGCCCGGCGAATGAAGACACCGGACGTTTTCAAATCACCGGCAACAATAACGACATGGGAAGAATGCGGACGCCGGGATTGCGCAATATCGAACTGCGCGCGCCTTATATGCATAACGGGCGTTTTGCGACGCTCGAAGATGTCGTTGAATTTTATAATCGCGGCGGTGATTTTAACGCGCCCAACAAAGACCGCCGGATTCGCCCGCTCAATCTTTCGCCGCAACAAAGGGCTGACCTTGTGGCTTTTTTGAAGCGCCCGCTCACAGACCCCAGAGTCGCAGCCCAAACCGCGCCGTTTGACCGTCCAACGCTCTATTCGGAATCTTCGCGAGTTCCGCACGTCAGCGGCGCAGGGGTGAGCGGTTCGGGCGGCATGACACCGCAAGTCGTTGCGCTTGAGCCGCCGCTTGCCGGAAATCCAAGTTTCACAGTCGGCATCTACAATGCCAAAGGCGGCGCACAGGCGATTTTAGTGATTGATGAAAATCCGGCGAATATCAATTCGACCTTGCCGCCCGTTGCTTCATTTGCCCACCTTGCGGTTCAGCTTGAAGGCACAGGCGACGGCAAAGGCTTCGCTTCAGTGACTCTTGCGATTCCCGACAACCATCCGGCATTGATTGGCGCAACTTTATTTGGTCGCTGGTTCGTGTTCGACGCAAACGCCAGCGGTGGACTTGCGGCAACACCGATTTTCCAGATGACGATTTTCGGCGAAGCGACGCCCGACGAAACTTCCAATATCAGAATCAATACGGCGACCACGTCGGGGAAAAATTTATTCCTCAGCGGCGCGGGATTCGAGCGCGGCGACCTCATTGAAATCAATGGTCAGCAGGCGGCTGTGGTGAAATTCATTGATGGCGCAAATCTCAAGGTGAAAAAAGGCGCGAAGTTGTTGCTGGCTTGTGATGCGGCAAATCCCGGTCGCGCGAATATCATTAAATTGATTCGGTTGGTGAATGGCAGCCCGGTTACGCTGGTGACTAAAGTGATTAGCGCCTGTCCATAA
- the lpxI gene encoding UDP-2,3-diacylglucosamine diphosphatase LpxI (LpxI, functionally equivalent to LpxH, replaces it in LPS biosynthesis in a minority of bacteria.): protein MKYGLIAGNGRFPTMVLEGAREQGIEIVVAAIKEETAAEVEQMAARVEWMSVGQLGKLLNFFKKENVTHAIMAGQVKHHQIFRLNALPDLRMVKLLARLATKNTDNLLGAVASELAGEGITLVDSTTFLDKYLAIEGAMTKRAPSKDELADIEFGLAIAREIARLDIGQTIAVKDRAVVAVEAMEGTDAVILRAGEITRGRPFVVVKVAKPNQDMRFDVPVIGIPTIETLKRAGATAIHVSAKKTLLFDKPELLNLAEKYRISVYSSAN, encoded by the coding sequence ATGAAATATGGACTCATAGCTGGTAACGGAAGATTTCCGACAATGGTGCTCGAAGGGGCGCGCGAACAGGGCATTGAAATCGTGGTTGCGGCGATTAAAGAAGAGACCGCCGCCGAAGTTGAACAGATGGCGGCGCGTGTCGAATGGATGAGCGTCGGACAACTCGGCAAACTGTTGAACTTTTTCAAAAAAGAGAATGTGACTCATGCCATCATGGCAGGGCAGGTCAAACATCATCAGATCTTTCGTTTGAATGCGTTGCCGGATTTGCGCATGGTGAAGCTGCTGGCGCGACTTGCGACCAAAAACACCGATAACCTGCTTGGCGCGGTTGCCAGTGAACTGGCAGGTGAAGGCATCACGCTGGTGGATTCAACCACCTTTCTTGATAAATACCTTGCCATTGAAGGCGCGATGACCAAACGCGCGCCGAGCAAAGATGAACTCGCGGACATTGAATTTGGTCTTGCTATTGCCCGCGAAATTGCCCGCCTCGACATCGGACAAACCATTGCCGTGAAAGACCGCGCCGTGGTTGCCGTTGAAGCGATGGAAGGAACCGATGCGGTGATTTTGCGCGCCGGAGAAATCACCCGCGGGCGACCCTTTGTGGTGGTCAAAGTTGCCAAACCGAATCAGGATATGCGATTTGATGTTCCGGTCATCGGCATTCCGACGATTGAAACGCTGAAGCGCGCAGGCGCAACGGCTATCCATGTCTCTGCGAAAAAAACCTTGCTTTTTGATAAGCCCGAACTCTTAAATCTGGCTGAAAAATACCGCATTTCGGTGTATAGTTCGGCGAATTAA
- a CDS encoding DUF4388 domain-containing protein, translating into MIRNIPVDFDPESAIIDAELLVKYRMINRAIETLERAIDGAPRHVGLREKLRQILIEAGRRDLAAQQCLALASLHISAGDIEKANERLLEAKRLDPRVSVTGQLRENRRPEATPAQPLHPAAPQPAPVVEKPEPKVNKVLMGSLSDVSLFDIIQILENSKLTGEMYIDSTAAKGEIYFKEGLIIGAKCEAETGNAGLSKMADAVDGTFDFQKSSTQHDVTIHATSNTGLILDLLRAKDEDNFASGNSDWLT; encoded by the coding sequence ATGATAAGAAACATCCCTGTAGATTTCGATCCTGAAAGCGCAATCATAGACGCTGAATTGCTGGTTAAATATCGAATGATCAATCGCGCCATCGAGACCCTTGAACGGGCGATTGATGGCGCGCCGCGCCATGTTGGACTGCGAGAAAAACTCCGGCAGATTTTAATTGAAGCCGGACGCCGCGACCTGGCTGCCCAACAATGTCTGGCGCTCGCCAGTCTGCACATTTCCGCAGGTGATATTGAAAAAGCCAATGAACGATTGCTCGAAGCCAAACGCCTTGACCCAAGGGTTTCCGTAACCGGGCAACTGCGCGAAAATCGCCGCCCCGAAGCCACGCCCGCTCAACCCTTACACCCGGCGGCACCGCAACCTGCGCCGGTCGTTGAAAAACCCGAACCCAAAGTCAACAAAGTGTTGATGGGTAGCCTGTCCGATGTCAGTCTGTTTGACATTATTCAGATTCTTGAAAACAGCAAACTCACGGGCGAAATGTACATTGATTCGACCGCTGCCAAAGGTGAGATTTATTTCAAAGAAGGTTTGATTATCGGCGCAAAATGCGAAGCCGAGACCGGCAATGCCGGTCTTAGCAAAATGGCTGATGCGGTTGACGGCACTTTTGATTTTCAAAAATCCAGCACCCAGCATGACGTGACCATTCACGCCACCAGTAATACCGGACTGATACTTGATTTATTAAGAGCCAAAGATGAAGACAATTTTGCGAGCGGCAATTCCGACTGGTTGACGTAG
- a CDS encoding OmpH family outer membrane protein: MVKLKLAVVAVIALAAITISASAQTTIPDGKIVVLNTTKFPAEIGELRLKYEQVDTKFKDRYQKLDALGKQLEQLGKEIEAQKQVLTADKLREKSDQFETGKRQYTREKEDLQQDVEKEVETATKPVRDKLFQFLNNYATKNSIVMIINLAGAAQSGTLAYWEPKADITDDFIAEYNKANPTPASGQPAAPKPATPKPAATKPPANN, encoded by the coding sequence ATGGTGAAATTAAAATTGGCTGTCGTTGCAGTAATCGCTTTGGCAGCAATAACAATCAGCGCATCCGCGCAAACGACGATTCCCGATGGCAAAATCGTGGTACTCAATACCACGAAATTCCCGGCGGAAATCGGAGAGCTACGATTAAAATACGAACAAGTCGATACAAAATTTAAAGACCGTTATCAGAAACTCGATGCTTTGGGAAAACAGCTTGAGCAATTGGGCAAAGAGATTGAAGCACAGAAACAGGTATTGACCGCAGATAAATTACGAGAAAAAAGTGATCAATTTGAAACCGGCAAGCGTCAATACACGCGCGAAAAAGAAGACCTGCAACAGGATGTCGAAAAAGAGGTCGAAACCGCAACCAAGCCGGTGCGCGACAAACTGTTTCAATTCCTCAACAATTATGCAACCAAAAACAGCATCGTCATGATTATCAATCTGGCGGGCGCGGCGCAAAGCGGCACACTGGCTTATTGGGAACCGAAAGCTGACATTACCGACGATTTCATCGCCGAGTACAACAAAGCCAACCCCACACCGGCAAGCGGACAACCGGCAGCTCCTAAACCGGCAACTCCTAAACCGGCGGCGACCAAACCACCTGCGAATAATTAA
- a CDS encoding OmpH family outer membrane protein, which yields MKISKFLLLTFSLLIFASLAEAQQPPATAPQTPGVPGGLKGKLALINTGMLQDAIDEFRAKREALNKQFEPRVREAELLAQQIQTRENTLQTQGDALTPAKKAELTEQIASLKRDYQRKAEDLEADGTRARDLALKPISEKLDRFAREYAAKRGITILVDLANAYNSGHLVWYDQRLDITQDFVKEYNKANPVAGAAPPAANPAKPQ from the coding sequence ATGAAAATCAGTAAATTTCTCCTATTAACTTTTTCGCTTCTGATATTCGCAAGCCTCGCCGAAGCGCAACAACCACCGGCAACCGCGCCGCAAACCCCAGGGGTTCCCGGCGGTCTGAAAGGCAAGCTTGCGCTCATCAATACAGGCATGCTACAGGATGCCATTGACGAATTTCGCGCCAAACGTGAAGCCTTGAACAAACAATTCGAGCCGCGGGTCAGAGAAGCCGAACTCCTCGCTCAACAAATTCAAACGCGCGAAAACACTTTGCAAACCCAGGGCGATGCCCTCACGCCTGCCAAAAAAGCTGAACTTACCGAACAGATTGCCAGCCTCAAACGCGATTACCAGCGCAAAGCCGAAGATTTGGAAGCCGATGGCACGCGGGCGCGCGATCTGGCACTCAAACCGATTTCAGAAAAACTTGATAGATTTGCCCGTGAATACGCCGCGAAAAGAGGCATCACCATTCTGGTTGATCTGGCAAATGCCTATAATTCCGGTCACCTGGTCTGGTACGATCAGCGCCTCGACATCACCCAGGATTTCGTCAAGGAATATAACAAAGCCAACCCCGTAGCGGGCGCAGCCCCCCCGGCGGCAAATCCGGCAAAACCACAATAA
- a CDS encoding Uma2 family endonuclease produces the protein MSTQPKTKYTPEEYLALERQSAAKSEYFAGEIFLMAGASERHNLIVANLIAEWRNQLKNRPCKVYPSDMRVKISDSGLYTYPDVSIVCGEAEFEDDRKDTLINPTLIVEVLSESSEAYDRGKKFEHYRRISSLSHYLLVAQDKPEVELFVRQVDGKWLFSAYSGFQSKVMLDSIHCELLLQEVYDKVTF, from the coding sequence ATGTCAACACAGCCTAAAACAAAATACACCCCGGAAGAGTATCTGGCATTAGAGCGCCAATCGGCTGCGAAAAGTGAATATTTCGCCGGCGAAATATTCTTAATGGCTGGAGCCAGTGAAAGACATAACCTGATTGTCGCTAACCTCATTGCCGAATGGCGCAACCAACTAAAAAATCGTCCTTGCAAAGTCTACCCCAGTGATATGCGCGTCAAGATTAGCGATTCCGGACTCTATACCTATCCTGATGTAAGTATCGTTTGCGGCGAAGCAGAATTTGAAGACGACCGGAAGGATACTTTGATTAATCCGACCTTGATTGTTGAGGTGCTTTCGGAATCCAGCGAAGCTTATGATCGTGGGAAAAAATTTGAGCATTATCGCCGCATCTCTTCACTTTCGCATTACCTGTTGGTTGCTCAGGATAAGCCTGAAGTTGAATTGTTTGTCAGGCAAGTTGACGGGAAATGGTTATTTTCAGCTTATAGCGGTTTTCAAAGTAAAGTAATGCTCGATTCAATCCACTGCGAATTGTTGTTGCAGGAAGTTTACGATAAGGTCACTTTCTAA
- the rimP gene encoding ribosome maturation factor RimP codes for MMNKEAINAIIERVTNREGLELVHWETVGPKNNFILRIFIDKPAGITHNDCELVSRQVGALLDVEDLIANQYILEVSSPGVDRPLYKPADYARFAGNRVKLKTFRPINGQRNFHGKLQGIEGDVVKLDSDNTGIVEIAFDNIAKANIEYEF; via the coding sequence ATGATGAACAAAGAAGCAATCAACGCCATCATCGAACGGGTGACCAACCGGGAAGGCTTAGAATTGGTTCATTGGGAAACGGTGGGTCCCAAGAACAACTTTATTCTACGCATATTTATTGATAAACCCGCTGGCATTACCCATAACGACTGCGAACTCGTCAGCCGTCAGGTCGGCGCGTTGCTTGATGTGGAGGACTTAATTGCCAATCAATATATTCTGGAAGTCTCTTCACCGGGGGTTGACCGACCACTTTATAAGCCTGCGGATTATGCAAGGTTTGCAGGCAATCGGGTGAAATTGAAAACCTTTCGCCCGATCAACGGGCAAAGAAATTTTCATGGCAAGTTACAAGGCATCGAGGGCGATGTGGTTAAACTGGATTCGGATAATACGGGAATCGTTGAAATCGCCTTCGACAACATAGCAAAAG
- the fabZ gene encoding 3-hydroxyacyl-ACP dehydratase FabZ: METIFDISQIQAILPHRYPFLLVDKIVEYEERKRVVGIKNVTVNEPFFQGHFPGAPIMPGVLIIEAMAQTAGVMMLAGFEDRHKKLVFFTGIQNAKFRKPVVPGDQLRMELTVLRFGGRHIKLRGEAYVDGVLIAEAEISSSLIDRDLLDKSKQEDHAAFKPIRETTEE; this comes from the coding sequence ATGGAAACTATTTTTGATATATCGCAAATTCAAGCCATCTTGCCGCATCGCTACCCTTTCCTGCTGGTTGACAAAATCGTCGAATACGAAGAACGGAAGCGAGTTGTCGGAATAAAAAATGTCACCGTCAATGAGCCGTTTTTTCAAGGACATTTCCCCGGCGCGCCGATTATGCCCGGGGTGTTGATTATCGAGGCGATGGCGCAAACCGCCGGGGTGATGATGCTCGCGGGCTTTGAAGACCGCCATAAAAAACTGGTCTTTTTCACCGGCATTCAAAACGCCAAATTCAGAAAACCCGTGGTGCCGGGCGATCAGTTAAGAATGGAACTGACGGTCTTACGGTTTGGCGGACGTCATATTAAATTGCGCGGCGAAGCCTATGTTGACGGCGTGTTAATCGCCGAAGCCGAAATCTCTTCATCACTCATTGACCGCGATTTATTGGATAAAAGCAAACAGGAAGATCACGCGGCATTCAAACCCATAAGAGAAACGACTGAGGAGTAA
- the lpxD gene encoding UDP-3-O-(3-hydroxymyristoyl)glucosamine N-acyltransferase — protein MLTLAQLAEIIQAEIIGEATAIVHGAQAFEAAQAGDVTLASDTNYRARLNDSMATAIIIAPPVVAASANLLVVKNPKLAFARAIQALHAKAYAASGVSADLLRGEGCVLGDELSIHPRVTLGRNVVIGNRVTLHPGVVIGEGSRIGDDTVIHANVAIYPDTLIGNRVVVHSGTVIGADGFGFVPDEQGRQVKLLQLGRVIIEDDCEIGANCAIDCGNFEDTILHRGVKLDNFIQVGHATEIGENTVVAALSGFSGGTRIGRNCLIAGQSGTKEHVTIGDRAVITAKTAVIKDVPPGVVVGAMLPAQEYHLWLRSQALFSKLPDIYDRLKKVEKALKSLSQKGN, from the coding sequence ATGCTGACACTCGCTCAATTAGCGGAAATCATTCAAGCCGAAATCATCGGCGAGGCAACCGCTATTGTGCATGGCGCGCAAGCCTTTGAAGCCGCGCAAGCCGGTGATGTCACCCTCGCCAGTGATACCAACTATCGCGCGCGATTGAATGATTCAATGGCGACCGCCATCATCATCGCGCCACCGGTTGTTGCGGCAAGCGCCAATTTACTGGTCGTGAAAAATCCGAAGCTGGCATTCGCCCGCGCCATTCAAGCCTTGCACGCCAAAGCTTACGCGGCTTCGGGCGTCAGCGCCGATTTGCTAAGAGGCGAAGGCTGTGTGTTGGGCGACGAGCTTTCAATTCACCCGCGGGTCACCCTCGGTCGCAATGTCGTTATCGGCAACCGCGTCACGCTGCATCCGGGCGTGGTCATCGGCGAGGGGTCGCGCATCGGCGATGATACGGTGATTCACGCCAACGTAGCGATTTACCCGGACACCTTGATTGGCAACCGTGTGGTCGTTCATTCGGGCACTGTCATCGGCGCGGATGGCTTTGGCTTTGTGCCGGATGAACAGGGGCGTCAGGTCAAACTTCTCCAACTCGGGCGTGTGATTATCGAAGATGATTGTGAAATCGGCGCGAATTGCGCCATTGATTGCGGAAATTTTGAAGATACGATTTTGCATCGCGGCGTGAAGTTGGATAATTTTATTCAAGTCGGACACGCAACCGAGATTGGCGAAAATACCGTGGTCGCGGCGCTCAGTGGATTTTCCGGTGGCACACGCATCGGGCGCAATTGTTTGATTGCCGGGCAGTCGGGAACCAAAGAACATGTGACCATCGGCGACCGCGCCGTCATTACTGCCAAGACCGCAGTGATAAAAGATGTGCCGCCGGGTGTCGTTGTAGGCGCGATGTTGCCTGCGCAGGAATATCACCTTTGGCTTCGTTCGCAGGCATTGTTTAGCAAACTCCCGGACATCTATGACCGGTTGAAGAAAGTTGAAAAAGCCCTCAAATCGCTTTCGCAAAAGGGCAACTGA
- the lpxA gene encoding acyl-ACP--UDP-N-acetylglucosamine O-acyltransferase, which produces MKIHPTAIISAKAELGANVTIGAYSIIGDDVKLADDVEVASHVVIEGPSEFGRGNIFFPFVSAGQAPHDLKFKGEKSLLRVGERNVFREFSTIHRGTEVGGGLTSIGSDNLFMAQSHVAHDCHIGNHVIFANAATLAGHVLVEDYATIGAFSGVHQFCRVGKYAFIGASSAVVKDALPYARTVGNHAKCYGANTIGLERKGFSKDQIKIISRAFRLLLNSKLNTTQALDAIKAELGAHPEIQYLVQFIEISERGVTK; this is translated from the coding sequence GTGAAGATTCATCCGACCGCCATCATCAGCGCGAAAGCCGAACTCGGCGCAAACGTCACTATTGGCGCGTATTCGATTATCGGTGATGACGTGAAACTGGCAGACGATGTAGAGGTCGCAAGCCATGTGGTGATTGAAGGGCCTTCGGAATTTGGTCGTGGCAACATCTTTTTCCCGTTTGTTTCGGCAGGTCAAGCGCCGCACGATTTGAAATTCAAAGGTGAAAAAAGTTTATTGCGCGTCGGCGAGCGCAATGTCTTTCGCGAATTCAGCACTATTCATCGCGGCACAGAGGTCGGCGGTGGACTCACCAGCATCGGTTCCGACAATCTGTTTATGGCGCAATCGCATGTGGCGCATGATTGTCATATCGGCAATCACGTCATCTTTGCCAACGCCGCAACCCTTGCCGGTCACGTACTGGTCGAAGATTATGCGACCATCGGCGCATTTTCCGGCGTGCATCAATTTTGTCGCGTCGGCAAATATGCTTTTATCGGCGCATCATCGGCTGTCGTCAAAGACGCGCTGCCCTATGCGCGAACGGTTGGTAATCACGCGAAATGTTACGGCGCGAATACCATCGGCTTGGAGCGCAAAGGATTTTCCAAAGACCAGATTAAAATCATTTCGCGGGCATTTCGTTTACTGCTCAACTCAAAACTCAACACCACGCAAGCCCTCGATGCCATCAAAGCGGAACTCGGCGCACACCCGGAGATTCAATACCTCGTGCAGTTCATTGAAATTTCTGAACGTGGGGTCACCAAATAA